A single genomic interval of Notolabrus celidotus isolate fNotCel1 chromosome 13, fNotCel1.pri, whole genome shotgun sequence harbors:
- the LOC117823783 gene encoding uncharacterized protein LOC117823783, whose translation MDDRKEAELQNAARRVVALLRTALADKGGPSSPNNDVVQGEQGAVRNRQPATQGQHQIAPGNSEQAGTRQPQVAQGQQQQRTPGFPRTARNRVEQNMASSFPSLFKSGRGCTPSLKRKATKSNSIQFFLLDKRTERTPKSSEEMMLLQAGLGRRTLSIPENADHSEISKLLLETYSKMVELEGAWMLYKAAGGSGQRKLAVVAPEAEGYTGSYLARASGGKSCLYILPIQDTLDTSPLPYTSTEFERMPKARCSRCHKNMPVQLLALHSQECMSGSFCETIDLEQNLDVDVATEVYVSPGRNSLGNVSPGVQPCFSSTPKEDVKVACPLCCQFFPKHYVEVHASTCGEGTMRKRRMTLTLKMRKPPMLWMKSNPQNLRSSATG comes from the exons ATGGACGACAGAAAGGAG GCGGAGTTACAAAATGCTGCCAGGCGTGTTGTTGCCTTACTTAGGACCGCATTGGCGGATAAAGGTGGGCCATCTTCTCCAAATA ATGACGTGGTTCAGGGAGAGCAGGGGGCAGTACGAAACAGGCAGCCTGCTACACAGGGACAGCATCAGATTGCCCCTGGCAACAGCGAGCAGGCTGGGACAAGGCAGCCTCAGGTAGCCcaggggcagcagcagcagaggaccCCTGGCTTTCCTCGTACTGCAAGAAATAGAGTGGAGCAGAATATGGCCAG CTCTTTCCCTAGCCTATTCAAATCTGGAAGAGGCTGTACACCATCTCTGAAGAGAAAGGCTACCAAGTCCAACTCGATACAGTTTTTTCTGTTGGACAAACGGACCGAGCGTACACCAAAGTCCTCTGAGGAAATGATGCTCCTCCAGGCTGGACTTGGCAGGAGGACTCTCAGTATTCCTGAAAATGCTGACCATTCTGAG ATATCTAAGTTACTCTTGGAAACATACTCCAAAATGGTGGAACTGGAAGGGGCCTGGATGCTTTACAAAGCTGCTG GAGGATCAGGCCAGCGAAAGCTCGCTGTTGTGGCACCTGAAGCGGAGGGCTACACCGGAAGCTACCTTGCTAGAGCTTCCGGGGGAAAAAGCTGTCTTTATATTTTGCCTATACAAGACACTCTGGACACCAGCCCCCTACCCTACACTTCTACCGAGTTTGAGAGGATGCCTAAAGCACGATGTTCCAGGTGTCATAAGAATATGCCTGTGCAGCTGCTGGCTCTGCATAGCCAGGAATGCATGTCAGGCAGTTTTTGTGAGACAATTGACTTAGAGCAG AATTTGGACGTTGATGTGGCGACAGAGGTTTATGTGTCTCCTGGAAGAAACAGTCTTGGGAAT gTATCTCCAGGGGTGCAGCCATGCTTCAGCTCAACTCCAAAAGAAGACGTTAAG gtgGCCTGTCCTCTGTGCTGTCAGTTTTTCCCTAAACACTATGTGGAAGTACATGCCAGCACTTGCGGAGAAGG TACAATGCGCAAGAGACGTATGACATTGACTCTGAAAATGAGGAAGCCCCCTATGCTGTGGATGAAGAGCAACCCACAGAACCTGAGAAGCAGTGCAACAG GATAG